Genomic DNA from Prunus persica cultivar Lovell chromosome G1, Prunus_persica_NCBIv2, whole genome shotgun sequence:
ACCAATGGTAAAAGAAACCGGAAAGCTTCTCTTCTCAAAATTACCCTTGAGCTGTGTCAGAAACTCCACTGGCTTCAGCTATGAGAAGACCCCCTTCAGATGTTCTCTGAGAATAATATAAGATGGCATGCGGCTGTGGAACAGTGTTGTATGATCTCATTCTAGTCAATGGAGCTAAAACAACTCTGGAAAACACACAGAATAAAAATTATAGATGCAGAGATATAtgtcctttattttatttttatttttatcagaTTCATGTGTTTTACTTATGAAGATATAGTCAGATTATCATCAACCTCAAGGATTCCCACAAGAATAATAAGAATAAATGATTATTCTGCACAGACAAGGAGCTAGGAATTTGACAACtacaaaaaacagaaagcaGGACAAGTATTTTTAGCAGTCATCAATTCACAACCCAAACTAGAAAAGAATGCAGCATTTTGATATGTACTCCTCCTTATGCAACTacttgttattttttctttggtttttgagaaaattttaaCACACTAAGAACCAATTAGAAATTGACAATTGGCtagttttggatttttctcttcaaataGGCTCTATAAAtgtttttgtataatatgtcATGTTAGAATGAACCTATTTGTGAAAAACCCTTAGAAAGACGCAAGAAGTGACTCAAATTCTTATTCTTGTTAGCCAACTGGGATTTTCCACAAATACTTGCTTCGAAAGTAGACTAAATCCCATTTTCAGCAGAACAGGCCATGCCATGGCTAAATTTGTGCACCAACAAAATGACCCAACATacaaatttagaaaaaatagataaaacaAAGCCAACATTCTTCAGCTTAATGCAATGTAGAAGAGATTTAAGTACCTATGAGAAAGGTTGAACTTTCCCATTTTGTGAGGGGTAAGGAGAGGAATTGTGGGAGGTTGAGCAGACATGTCAGCTATCAGAATTCACGTGGGTTTTACTCTTGtgtttgggttttggtttttttggctCTGGAAATGAAAGGAAAGCCAATTGGGGATTTATACATTTTGGTAGCAACTAGAAATCCAATGACAACAATTGGAAGCTGGTGCAGTTTTTTAATGCAATGATTGAGACGTTTGATGACGTTTGCAATTGCGTGGTGCTtaatggaaaaacaaaaactgaagTAAAAGATATTCAAATACATCAGCACCCACGTAAAAACAAAGCGCACTAAAACATCTTCTCAAATCGATGTTGTTGCTCATTCTCGGGCTACGTTTGCAGTGACATTGTTGTTGTGGTTCGTATTTTTGACTTCCCTTCTGTCTTCTAGAATGAATTGTGATGAAAgtatcaatttcatcaatctaGTTTTAGATCACTAGAATGAGCTACTCACAATTAAGTATCAATTtcatcacaaatatatatcGTTCTCATCATTCATATCAATCGAATTTGAGAGCTCCTCTAATTAAGTGAAGACAAATAACACTACCAAAAGTTAATtgatatcaaaagaaaaagtaattaaaGGCTTATatgattaaaatttaatatttattaatctAAAACTGCCCCGAATTCATCTAAAGGGTATGTGCAAAACAATAGTCTattaaaatgtaaataattaaaaataccaaaataaaaaataaaaaattcatgtttaacaaatttttttttgtacataatataaatatagaagaaaaaTCTTTACACGCCTGGGCAGACTAGTGATTTGTAACGCACCGCATCTTCCAGGGTAGTTGGAGGTGGTGGGGCCCATAATTTggtattattgttgttgtttagTTCCAACTGGACGTATAAAGAACCAATTGGGTTTCAATTCATTCCAGAACAGAAAGCaatcaaaaaccaaaacacacaaaaggtCATAGGCCAAACTGCAAGATCAAGACCATAGCAGGGGAGCTGAACTCTGTCATGGCTGCTCAACCTCCCACAATCCCTCTCCTTACGCCTTACAAATTGGGAAAATTCAATCTTTCTCATAGGTACTTGCTTAATCTTTTCTACATTATGCATTGATTGGGAAAATTCACTTTCTCATAGAATTTTGGTTtcgtttgtttcatttttctaaatttgtaTGTTGGGTCATTTTGTTAGTGCACTACTTAGCCATAGCTAACAACAAATATGtctgtttaatttaatttagattAGTGGGTAGTTTAGTCAGTTGGGTTGCTCGATGTGTAGCTTTAGCGGATAGTTGGGTATCAAACTGCTGTATTTGGGCTAGTTACATATCATACTGCTGCATTTGGGCTTGTTAATTTGTTATATATCAAACTGCTGCATTCTTTCTGGGTTTGGATTGGATAGTGAATAGGTAATATTTTGCAAATTCTGGGGCAGTTTCTGTTGATGTCTACAGTTGATAAAGTACTCTTCCCCTGGAGAAGGACTTGCATATCACGGGGATAGCGCCTTTTTTTCCGGAGAAGGACTTGAATTTTGGTTTCacttgtttcctttttctaaaTTTGTATGTTGGGTCATTTTGTTAGTTAGTGCATTAGTTAGCCATAGCTAACAAGAAAATTGAAGTTGCTGCTTATGTTTAATCTAATTTGGTTTActgggtattttggtcattgggGTGGCTTGATAGTTATATAGCAAACTGCTGCATTCTTTGTGAGTTTGGGTAATGAATAGGAATTCTGGGGCTGTTTCTGCTGATGGCTAGAATTGATAAACTAGTTGTCTTGCTTTCACAATTGTGTAATTGTCAAATTCCCAGCTGCTTGCTCATGCCCTTTTCTCCTAACGACAACGTTCCTCAGCCTCGCGcttgtatttataatttaaaatgtctGTGTGTTTTTCAGAGTTGTTTTAGCGCCATTGACTAGACAGAGATCATACCACAATGTTCCTCAACCACATGCCATCTTATATTACTCTCAGAGAACATCCAATGGGGGTCTTCTCATAGCTGAAGCCACAGGAGTTTCTGACACAGCTCAAGGGTAATTTGAAGTAGAGAAGCTTTCAAGTTCCGATGTTTGATTTTAAGTAACTAAGCTACATTTGAGGGTGCTTTCTTCATTTCAATGTTTGAtgacatttttgtttctttcgtATGCGAAGGTACCCAGATACTCCTGGTATATGGACAAAGGAGCAAGTGGAAGCATGGAAACCCATTGTTGATGCCGTTCATGCTAAAGATGGCGTCTTCTTCTGTCAGATTTGGCATGTGGGGAGGGTTTCAAATAGTGGTACGTTTCTGGCATATGCCTTATGACCTCACTATCGTAGAAGAACTTGTGAGCATAAGTGAAAAATTAGACCATTGAAGCATCATAAAGCTGATTTACCTTTCATAATTCATTATGAAAACTCAATGTTTTCAgcaggatttttttttagatGGAAGAAACTTGATATATCTAAATAACTCAGAATTTGATATATGTTTGAATTCATTATGAAATTCAATGTTTTCagcatcaatttttttatggaaGAAGTTTAATACACTGAAATAACTAAGAATTCAGAAGTAGTATAGCATGTGCAAAGCTTCCCAACAAGTGAGTGATTATGATTGATGATATCGTTGCTCAAATGGCGATCAAATTGTGACATGTTAAGATCCGGACTTGGTGTTGATTGATGGAACCATTGTATGTTAAACCAACGTATAGAATAACATGAAAAATGGATATGCTTGATTGTCTGCAGACTATTTCCATGCACAATTGGTGTTTTTATTGATTGATCTTGATCTAcctggaaaaaaaataggacTCTTTTTCTTAAATCATAAGTATCAGTGATGCTTCTCGACttaaacttttaaataatCTGCATTTCTCCTActtttattgcaatttgcGACAACTGATTCCCTCTTTGTGTGAAAGAGTATGCTGCTGTGGCTGTGTTGTTTATTGTCTTTAGACGTCAGATTGTGATTCTATCTTTCCTTGTTTACAGGTTATCAACCAAATGGGCAAGCTCCAATCTCTTCTACTGACAAGCCAATACGATTGAATGGTATTGATGCCAATGAATTCACACCTCCAAGGCGATTAAGGACCGATGAAATTCCACAAATTGTCAATGATTTCAGACTCGCTGCAAAGAATGCTATTGAAGCTGGTAATTTGTCTTTACGTTAAAATGAAATAGAATTTGTGAGAACTCAATTTTCTTCAGAGCTTATGGAAAATGAACCATATTTTATCAGCTAAATGTAGTAAAGGGAATAAACGTACTTGAATACATATATTACAAGTAGTCTTGCCATAATTATTCTATCTGCAGTTGTTATAGGGAGCAACTATAAGTAGTTTTATGCTAATGGCTTGAACTGAATTTGAACTCCCacattaatattatttgttaTTCTTGACCTTCCACATCAACAATTTAGCTTTAGTGGTTTTGAGAGCCGACATAAGAAAAAGGGAGTAGCTTTTGCTTAATGAATAAAAGGATTGGTTCATATTTAGCTTTAGAATTTCAtgattgtttgaattttgtgaACCATTAATTGGTGTTGTAATGCTCCCTTATAACTGTAGGGAGGTCAAAAACAGTATTGTATTAAAGTCAGGAGCCATACAAGCAAAAGTTATCcaagttttattttcaaaaggtTGTATTAGAAGGATGGAATGAACAAGTCTTCTAGGCATATCAGTTATCATCTTCTCcttgtttctctttcttttgtgttgaaTGCATGAGGCCAAAGGGGGAGGGGATTCGAACTCTGGCCTTGAGTGTGGGGTAAAAAGCCCTCTACCACCGTAGCTACAAGCCCCTGCTCATCTTCTCATTGTTTCAATTGCATGGTAAATAACCATTATTTCTTTTGTCTTGTACACTGAAATAATGTGTCTGCTATATACAGGCTTTGATGGAGTTGAAATTCATGGGGCCCATGGCTACCTTCTTGATCAGTTTTTGAAAGATCAAGTGAATGATCGAACAGACCAATATGGTGGATCTCTAGAGAATCGTTGTCGATTTCCTTTGGAAGTCGTTGAAGCTGTTGTTAAAGAGATAGGAGCAGATAAAGTTGGAATTAGACTATCTCCATTTGCTGACTATATGGACTCAGGGGATTCAAATCCAAATGCATTAGGCCTTTATATGGCCAATTCCTTGAACAAATATGGGATTCTGTACTGCCACATGGTTGAGCCGAGAATGAAGACAGTTGGAGAGAAAAGTGAAAGCCCCCACAGTCTTCTACCCATGAGAAAGGCTTTCAATGGTACCTTCATTGCTGCTGGTGGTTTTGACAGGGAAGATGGGAACAAAGCTGTGGCAGAGGGCCATGCAGATCTCATCGCATATGGACGTTGGTTTTTGGCTAATCCAGATTTGCCAAAAAGATTTGAGCTCAATGCTCCTCTAAACAAGTACAATAGAGACACATTCTACATATCTGATCCGGTTATTGGTTACACGGATTACCCATTTCTTGAAACCACTGCTTAAGTTTCCTCCAGCCTACGGACGCTTGAAGCCTTGAACACTCTCTACTTGTAGGCTTTGTTGTTACTTTTCTTTCACCATAGCATGTAGTTTATAAGAAACAAAGTGAATAAAAGTTCAAGGGAAAGTGGCCTTGGCCAACCAGAGATAGTAACATTCTTATTTTAGATAGTAACATTCTTATTTTAGCAGAACAGGCCATgcaaaaaatagataaaacaAAGCCAACATTCTTCAGCTTAATGCAATGTAGAAGAGATTTAGGGGGAATTTGGTATCCTATTCAAATAGGGaactcaaaaactttgatttttcttaaaacaaggagttcttaaatctatttttaagattcaaaaacttgtttggtatgcaacttgaaaactgttttcaaatcttaaaaatttgagaacttgtgggatgttagaaaaaaattgaaaaaacagatattttttgtttttaataattggggTGTTTTTTAGTTCtcgagtttgagtttttaaaaatagggttaccaaacaaattttctttgttttggactcaaattttgtttttgaattcaAGTTAAATACCAAACAGGCCCTTAAGTACCTATAAGAAAGGTTGAATTTTCCCATTTTGTGAGGTGTAAGGAGAGGAATTGTGGGAGGTTGAGCCGACATGTCAGCTATCAGAATTCACCTCGGTTTTGCTCTTGtgtttgggttttggttttttggcaCTGGAAATGAATGGAAAGCCAATTGGGGATTTATACATTTTGGTGGCAACTAGAAATCCAAAGACAGCAGTTGGAAGCCGTGCAGTTTTTGATATGTACTCCTATTTATGCAACTacttgttattttttctttggttcttaGAAATTTTTAACACACTAAGaactaattagaaaatgacaattggctagttttgagtttttctattcAAATATGCTCTATAAAagtttttgtataatatgtcATGTTAGAATGAACTTATTTGTGAAAAGCCCTTAAAAAGACGCAAGAAGTGACTCAAATTCTTATTCTTGTTAGCTAACTGGGATTTTCCACAAATACCTGCTTCAAAAGTGGACTAAATCCCATTTCTAGCAGAACAGGCCATgcaaaaaatagataaaacaAAGCCAACATTCTTCAGCTTAATGCAATGTAGAAGAGATTTAAGTACCTATGAGAAAGGTTGAACTTTCCCATTTTGTGAGGGGTAAGGAGAGGAATTGTGGGAGGTTGAGCAGACATGTCAGCTATCAAAATTCACCTGGGTTTTGCCCTTGtgtttgggttttggtttttcgGCTCTGGAAATGATTGGAAAGCCAATTGGGGATTTATACATTTTGGTTGCAACTAGAAATCCAATGACAGCAGTCGGAAGCTGTGCAGTTTTTTAATGCAATGATTGAGACGTTTGATGACGTTTGCAATTGCGTGGTGCTAatgggaaaacaaaaactgaacTAAAAGATGTCCAAATACATCAGCACGCACGTAAAAACAAAGCGCACTAAAACTTCTTTTCGATGTTGTTGCTCATTCTCGGGCTACGTTTGAAGTgactttgttgttgtggttctCATTTTTGAATTCCATTCTGTCTTCTAGAATGAGTTGTGAAGAAAGTAtcaatttcattgattttacatCACTAGAATGATTAATTACAACTAAGTATTAATTTcatcataaaatatatatcgtTCTCGTCATTCATGTGAATTGAACTTGAGCGCTCCTCCAATCAAGTGAAAACAAATAATGTTAGACCAAAAATTAATTGGTACCAAAAAAACAGTAATTAAAAGCTTATATGATTATATTGTAATGTTTATTAATCTAAAGCTGCCCCGAATTCATCTAAGGGAACAAATATGCAAAACATTAGTCTACTAAaccataaataattaaaaaatacaaacgaacaaaatttcatgttcgacaaatttttttttgtaaataataaaaataaaaataataaaaaatattattattcttatcATATTTGTATACCATATTCTCATACCATTTTATGTGGCAAATAAGATAGACAACCACatcaattcaatttatttaatattttcctttcttttataatttattaacacttaaaaaaataccgttaattaaaatttctttattaaaataaacttcaatgatttaattgatgtgatattttcttttcttgttatcAAGAGGTGTAGATATATATGTGGTTGTGGTATTAACTCAGAAGAAAAATCAATTGATACATGGGTAGACTAGTGATTTGTAACGTACCACATCTTCCAGGGAAGTTGGGGGTTGTGGGGCCCATAATTTgctattattgttgttgtttagTTCCAACTGGACgtataaaaacccaattgggTTGCCTCAATTCATTACCAGAACAGAGACACAGAGCaatcaaaaaccaaaacacacaaaaggtAAAAAGCCAAGCTGCAAGATCAAGTCCATAGTAGGGGATCTGAACTCTGACATGGCTGCTCAACCTCCCACAATCCCTCTCCTTACCCCTTACAAATTGGGAAAATTCAATCTTTCTCACAGGTACTTGCTTAATCTTTTCTACATTGCATTAAGCTGAAGAATGTTGCCtttgttttatcttttttgtcTAAATTTGTACGTTGGGTCATTTTGTTAGTT
This window encodes:
- the LOC18789827 gene encoding 12-oxophytodienoate reductase 2: MAAQPPTIPLLTPYKLGKFNLSHRVVLAPLTRQRSYHNVPQPHAILYYSQRTSNGGLLIAEATGVSDTAQGYPDTPGIWTKEQVEAWKPIVDAVHAKDGVFFCQIWHVGRVSNSGYQPNGQAPISSTDKPIRLNGIDANEFTPPRRLRTDEIPQIVNDFRLAAKNAIEAGFDGVEIHGAHGYLLDQFLKDQVNDRTDQYGGSLENRCRFPLEVVEAVVKEIGADKVGIRLSPFADYMDSGDSNPNALGLYMANSLNKYGILYCHMVEPRMKTVGEKSESPHSLLPMRKAFNGTFIAAGGFDREDGNKAVAEGHADLIAYGRWFLANPDLPKRFELNAPLNKYNRDTFYISDPVIGYTDYPFLETTA